One Campylobacter sputorum subsp. sputorum DNA segment encodes these proteins:
- the pheA gene encoding prephenate dehydratase encodes MQNIDDLRSQIDKLDDQILECLNQRMTHVKKIGELKKSSGTNIYRPEREKAILSRLYNQNSGPLNKEAIEAIYFEIFGVSRNLEMPQRVAFLGPDGTYSHQAAESRFGAMSSYTPLATIDAVFTEIINKEAKYGVVPVENNTEGAVGLTLDCLGKFDTIKIVSELYMDIHHSFVSLNENFKKINKIYSHPQAYNQCLKFLESHNLSDVEFIPSKSTAMAAKMALEDENSAAICSKIAAKIYNIPAIFETIEDNCANKTRFLILSDFKALRGEHNKTSILVNADHRPGGLVDLLSIFRNEDINLTKLESRPMKNKDFKTIFFIDFEGYIDDDRVQSAFDLALKRGHDIKWLGSYINGEIQ; translated from the coding sequence ATGCAAAATATTGATGATTTACGCTCACAAATTGATAAATTAGATGATCAAATATTAGAATGTTTAAATCAAAGAATGACCCATGTTAAAAAAATTGGCGAGTTAAAAAAATCAAGCGGAACAAATATATATAGACCAGAACGCGAAAAAGCAATTTTAAGCCGTTTGTATAATCAAAATAGCGGTCCTTTAAACAAAGAAGCAATTGAAGCAATTTATTTTGAAATTTTTGGTGTTTCTAGAAATTTAGAAATGCCTCAAAGGGTTGCTTTTTTGGGTCCTGATGGAACATATTCACATCAAGCTGCTGAAAGTAGGTTTGGTGCAATGAGTTCTTATACGCCACTTGCTACGATTGATGCTGTTTTTACAGAGATTATCAACAAAGAAGCAAAATACGGAGTTGTTCCAGTTGAAAACAATACAGAAGGTGCAGTTGGGCTTACTCTTGATTGTTTGGGTAAATTTGATACTATAAAAATAGTATCAGAACTTTATATGGATATCCACCACTCTTTTGTTAGTTTAAATGAAAATTTTAAAAAAATAAATAAAATTTATTCTCACCCACAAGCTTATAATCAATGTTTAAAATTTTTAGAAAGCCATAATCTAAGCGATGTAGAATTTATCCCTTCAAAATCTACTGCAATGGCAGCAAAGATGGCTTTAGAAGATGAAAATAGTGCGGCAATTTGCTCAAAAATAGCAGCTAAAATTTACAATATCCCAGCTATTTTTGAGACCATAGAAGATAATTGTGCAAACAAAACTAGATTTTTAATTTTAAGCGATTTTAAGGCACTTCGCGGTGAACACAATAAAACTTCTATTTTAGTTAATGCAGATCATAGACCAGGCGGACTTGTTGATTTGCTTTCGATATTTAGAAACGAGGATATAAATTTAACAAAACTTGAAAGTAGACCTATGAAAAATAAAGATTTTAAAACTATATTTTTTATAGATTTTGAGGGATATATAGATGATGATAGGGTTCAAAGTGCTTTTGATCTTGCATTAAAAAGGGGTCATGACATTAAGTGGCTTGGAAGTTATATAAATGGAGAAATACAGTGA
- the lysA gene encoding diaminopimelate decarboxylase, translating into MDFINLAKVYKTPLYVYDFDMIEQKYLSLKNSFSARKSLLCYAVKANSNLSVLKFLANLGAGFDCVSIGEVKRALLAGAKNYQIIFSGVGKNDDEIKEALNLDILMLNLESEAEFYRVEKIAQELGKKARISVRVNPNIDPKTHPYISTGLNENKFGVEIEVAKKIYLKAKSSPFIEPIGIHFHIGSQLTDIKPIYDACNVVSKLLRELIALEIDIRFFDVGGGIGIVYDNEITIKPYDYAQAILSTLSGLDVTVVCEPGRYIVGESGYFVSSVLYEKVNKTKRFIIVDGAMNDLVRPSLYNAYHKVTHISLENKNEEKSVCDIVGPICESGDFLAKSVEISKTNRGDLLVFSSAGAYGFSMSSNYNTRNRAAEVGIYNGKDKLIRKRESFEYQIALEKECL; encoded by the coding sequence ATGGATTTTATAAATTTAGCAAAAGTTTACAAAACACCGCTTTATGTCTATGATTTTGATATGATTGAGCAAAAGTATCTTTCTTTAAAAAACTCTTTTAGTGCTAGAAAGTCGTTACTTTGTTATGCTGTAAAAGCAAATTCAAATTTAAGTGTGCTTAAATTTTTGGCTAATCTTGGAGCTGGATTTGATTGTGTTTCTATAGGTGAGGTAAAAAGAGCATTATTAGCTGGTGCAAAAAACTATCAGATAATTTTTAGTGGCGTTGGAAAAAATGATGATGAAATAAAAGAAGCACTAAATTTAGACATACTTATGTTAAATTTAGAAAGTGAAGCTGAGTTTTATAGAGTTGAAAAAATAGCCCAAGAACTTGGTAAAAAGGCTAGAATTTCAGTTAGAGTAAATCCAAATATAGATCCAAAAACTCATCCTTATATTTCAACTGGATTAAATGAAAATAAATTTGGTGTTGAGATAGAAGTTGCAAAAAAGATATATCTAAAAGCTAAATCTTCGCCTTTTATAGAGCCAATTGGGATTCATTTTCATATCGGTTCACAATTAACCGATATTAAGCCAATTTATGATGCTTGTAATGTTGTTTCAAAGCTTTTAAGGGAGTTAATAGCACTTGAAATAGACATAAGATTTTTTGATGTAGGTGGTGGCATAGGCATAGTTTATGATAATGAAATTACCATAAAACCTTATGATTACGCACAAGCCATACTTAGCACACTTAGTGGACTTGATGTTACTGTGGTGTGTGAGCCTGGACGATATATCGTTGGAGAAAGTGGATATTTTGTAAGTTCTGTATTGTATGAAAAAGTAAATAAAACAAAGAGATTTATTATAGTTGATGGTGCTATGAATGATCTTGTAAGACCTAGTTTGTATAATGCTTATCACAAAGTTACTCACATATCTTTAGAAAATAAAAATGAAGAGAAGAGTGTTTGTGATATAGTTGGACCAATTTGCGAAAGCGGAGATTTTCTTGCTAAGAGTGTAGAAATTAGCAAAACAAATAGAGGCGATTTGCTTGTTTTTAGTTCAGCTGGTGCATATGGATTTAGTATGTCGAGTAATTATAATACTAGAAACAGGGCAGCAGAAGTTGGAATTTATAATGGCAAAGATAAGCTCATAAGAAAAAGAGAGAGTTTTGAGTATCAAATAGCATTAGAAAAAGAGTGTTTATAG
- a CDS encoding LptF/LptG family permease has translation MKIYAKHIAYVYFKYFLIIFIALELFYAGIDILTNLKRFPESANLQLIYFFLTTLIALNYILPLSLVFAFIATYFNMIRNNELVSFYALGIDKNRVIMPTFLVALIVTCSYIALNFTNFTYIKEYRKNIASSSFMPQNLDEKFVKYDGKYIYISRLNPITNDAKIINIFDVNDTKLLSIVSASSGKFDGKIWNLEDVNITNLPSNLEFMAKGFEVQHLENLETLKKFRPKTIENIYESDTPYSINDALDAIKTFKNEGININSLKVSLYNSIFFPLFAPIMVLIFYYFLPSTYRFFNLALLGFIFVVATLCCWGVLYVLIRFSQNGVILAELGVVLPIFLLFLFAIKLYFSNR, from the coding sequence TTGAAAATTTATGCTAAACATATAGCTTATGTATATTTTAAATATTTTTTGATTATATTTATAGCTTTAGAGCTATTTTATGCCGGTATAGATATTTTAACAAATTTAAAAAGATTTCCAGAAAGTGCAAATTTACAGCTTATATACTTTTTTCTTACAACTTTGATTGCCCTAAATTATATTTTACCACTTAGTCTTGTTTTTGCTTTTATTGCTACATATTTTAATATGATAAGAAATAATGAACTTGTAAGTTTTTATGCTCTTGGTATAGATAAAAATAGGGTTATCATGCCTACTTTTTTAGTAGCATTGATTGTTACTTGTAGCTATATAGCTTTAAATTTTACAAATTTTACCTACATAAAAGAGTATAGAAAAAACATCGCATCATCATCTTTTATGCCTCAAAATTTAGATGAAAAATTTGTAAAGTATGATGGAAAATATATTTATATAAGTAGGTTAAATCCTATAACTAATGATGCTAAGATTATTAATATTTTTGATGTAAATGATACAAAGCTTTTAAGCATAGTTTCTGCTAGTAGCGGTAAATTTGATGGAAAAATATGGAATTTAGAGGATGTAAATATAACAAATTTACCATCAAATTTAGAATTTATGGCAAAAGGTTTTGAAGTGCAACATTTAGAAAATTTAGAAACACTTAAAAAATTTAGACCAAAAACTATAGAAAATATTTATGAAAGCGACACACCGTATTCCATAAATGACGCACTAGATGCGATAAAAACATTTAAAAATGAAGGTATAAATATAAACTCACTCAAAGTTTCTTTGTATAATTCCATATTTTTTCCTCTTTTTGCACCTATAATGGTGCTTATATTTTACTACTTTTTACCATCTACATATAGGTTTTTCAATCTTGCTTTGCTTGGTTTTATTTTTGTTGTTGCAACGCTTTGTTGTTGGGGAGTATTGTATGTTTTGATTAGATTTTCTCAAAATGGCGTTATACTTGCAGAACTAGGCGTAGTTTTACCTATATTTTTACTATTTTTATTTGCCATAAAACTTTATTTTTCAAATCGTTAA
- the pth gene encoding aminoacyl-tRNA hydrolase produces MILIAGLGNPGIEYANTRHNIGFMVIDAILDELDCEKISNTKFKGELYKKGSLLFLKPMTFMNLSGQSVSAVKNFYKIDRVIVIHDDLDLKLGRLKFKNGGSSGGHNGIKSIDTSIGINYDRIRVGIGSELKKDTIDFVLGKFSQKEQECVKKIISITKDAVLEFVNQDIDKISQKYSSKKGFCD; encoded by the coding sequence TTGATCTTAATAGCAGGACTTGGAAATCCGGGTATTGAGTATGCTAATACAAGGCATAATATAGGATTTATGGTAATAGATGCTATTTTAGATGAATTAGATTGCGAAAAGATATCAAATACAAAATTTAAAGGCGAACTTTATAAAAAAGGTTCGCTTCTTTTTTTAAAACCTATGACTTTTATGAACCTTTCTGGGCAAAGCGTAAGTGCTGTTAAAAATTTTTATAAAATAGATAGAGTAATTGTTATACATGATGATTTGGATCTTAAGCTTGGAAGGCTTAAATTTAAAAATGGTGGAAGCAGTGGTGGACACAACGGCATTAAATCAATAGACACATCCATAGGAATAAATTACGATAGGATTAGAGTTGGAATAGGAAGTGAGCTTAAAAAAGACACAATAGATTTTGTTTTGGGAAAATTTTCTCAAAAAGAACAAGAGTGTGTAAAAAAGATTATTTCCATAACAAAAGATGCCGTTTTAGAGTTTGTTAATCAAGATATAGATAAAATATCTCAAAAATACTCTTCAAAAAAAGGCTTTTGCGATTGA
- a CDS encoding 50S ribosomal protein L25/general stress protein Ctc codes for MLEGIVRESIDKKSTKTLRRDGYLIANIYGKGLENINAAFKVNDFIKELRSKDKLAFEVKVGSKTLKVVVVDYQKHPVTNELKHVDLKVVLDGVESKYLIPIKISGTPIGLKNKGVLVNYKRKLAVKCVGENLPNSFDLDVSDLDVNDNILVKDVKIPDGVTMLESANIAIVGVTTAN; via the coding sequence ATGTTAGAAGGTATTGTTAGAGAGAGTATCGATAAAAAGTCTACTAAGACTTTAAGAAGAGATGGTTATCTAATTGCCAATATTTATGGCAAGGGATTAGAAAATATTAACGCGGCTTTTAAAGTAAATGATTTTATAAAAGAGCTTCGTTCTAAAGATAAGCTTGCCTTTGAAGTAAAAGTTGGCTCTAAAACTTTGAAAGTTGTTGTTGTTGATTATCAAAAACATCCAGTTACTAATGAGCTTAAACATGTTGATTTAAAAGTTGTTTTAGACGGCGTTGAGTCAAAATACTTAATACCTATAAAAATTTCAGGAACACCGATAGGTCTTAAAAATAAAGGTGTTTTGGTAAATTATAAAAGAAAACTAGCTGTTAAATGTGTTGGTGAAAATTTACCAAATTCATTTGATTTAGATGTAAGTGATCTTGATGTTAATGATAATATTTTAGTTAAAGATGTTAAAATTCCTGATGGTGTTACTATGCTAGAAAGTGCTAATATCGCAATAGTTGGAGTAACAACAGCTAATTAA
- a CDS encoding type IV pilus twitching motility protein PilT, producing the protein MSSKFVDINELDYKQRDRLNVYLKKLVSDNGSDLHFKSGSVVRGRFNGKIKPMSDEIFSQKDGLTLAKELLRTRFDELVEKKSVDFTYTINEDYRFRVNIFFQMDGVSAVFRTIPKILPTIEKLDLPPVVKDICDNIKRGIILVTGATGSGKTTTLASIINRINKQDSSHIITIEDPIEFVYKDDKCIVNQRSIGQDATSFKDALRAALREDPDVILVGEMRDLETIEIAINAAETGHLVLSTLHTLDAKETINRVISMFPIEEQERIRMSFASVLGAIISQRLIPTKDSKRVAAVEILINNHRVKEKILDKKDQEIYDVIKESKNTLGMQTFDQHLLDLFNAGVITEESALENSTKRDNLKILLKNAKLAKVSSNLYTNDKESIKEAYEKAGYSLPKIKSTSDD; encoded by the coding sequence ATGAGCAGTAAATTTGTTGATATAAATGAACTAGATTATAAACAAAGAGATAGGCTTAATGTTTATTTGAAAAAATTAGTTAGTGACAATGGAAGTGATCTTCATTTTAAATCAGGTTCGGTTGTAAGAGGGAGATTTAATGGAAAAATTAAACCAATGTCAGATGAAATTTTTTCACAAAAAGATGGATTAACGCTTGCCAAAGAACTGCTTAGAACCCGTTTTGACGAACTTGTTGAAAAAAAAAGTGTGGATTTTACGTATACGATAAATGAAGATTATAGGTTTCGTGTAAATATATTTTTTCAAATGGATGGAGTGTCAGCTGTTTTTAGAACTATACCAAAAATTCTACCAACTATAGAAAAATTGGATTTGCCGCCTGTTGTAAAAGACATTTGCGATAATATAAAAAGAGGAATCATACTAGTTACTGGAGCTACGGGAAGCGGCAAAACAACAACTTTGGCTAGTATTATCAATAGAATAAATAAGCAAGATAGTTCGCATATAATTACAATTGAAGATCCAATAGAATTTGTTTATAAAGATGATAAGTGTATAGTAAATCAACGCTCAATAGGTCAAGATGCTACGAGTTTTAAAGATGCGCTAAGGGCTGCACTAAGAGAAGATCCAGATGTTATTTTGGTTGGCGAGATGAGAGATTTAGAAACAATAGAAATAGCTATAAATGCAGCTGAAACCGGTCATCTTGTTTTATCAACGCTTCATACTTTGGACGCAAAAGAAACTATAAATCGTGTTATATCGATGTTTCCTATAGAAGAACAAGAAAGAATAAGAATGAGCTTTGCTTCGGTTTTAGGGGCTATAATATCACAAAGACTTATACCAACAAAAGACTCTAAAAGAGTTGCCGCTGTTGAAATTCTTATAAATAATCATCGTGTAAAAGAAAAAATTCTTGATAAAAAAGATCAAGAAATTTATGATGTTATAAAAGAAAGCAAAAATACTCTTGGAATGCAAACTTTTGATCAGCATTTACTTGATCTGTTTAACGCTGGAGTTATAACAGAAGAATCAGCTTTAGAAAATTCTACAAAAAGAGATAATCTTAAAATTTTACTTAAAAATGCAAAACTTGCTAAAGTTAGTTCTAATTTATATACGAATGATAAAGAATCTATTAAAGAAGCTTATGAAAAAGCTGGATATTCTCTTCCTAAAATAAAATCAACTTCTGATGATTAA